The sequence GAATGCGGGCCCGCAACTCCTCGGTGTCCCAAGGTTCCGCCACCACCTCCACGCCCAACCGGAGCACCTCCAGGCGCGTGGCGCGGGCCTCCTGGGGGGCCACCACGAGCACGGGCGCTCCTCGGCCGGGCGCCTCCACGTCCATGAAGCGGCGCACCAGGGAGAGGTCCGCGGGCGTCTCGGGGCCCAGGCAGAGGATGACGAGATCCACCTCGGAGGCCAGCCCCGGCACGCTGGGAGCCGGGGGCACCACGCGCAGCACGAAGCCCTCGGGCGTCAGGCTCTGGACCAGCTTCGCCGCCGTCGACCGGGAATCATCCACCACCAGCAAGGCGAAGGGCTTCTCTCCCACGGTGCCCCCATCGAATGAACGGCGCGGCAAGCTAGCACGGGGCTCGCGCGGGGAGCGACCCTGACGATTGCGTCCCCCCACTGGCCTCTGTTACCCAGCCTCCAGAATCAACCGTCACGAGGTCCATCCGTGGGCACCTATCCCAGCATCAGCCTCTTCTTTCCCGCGTGGAACGAGGAGGACTACGTCGAGCGCGCCGTCACCCGCGCGTTGGATGTCCTTCCCCGGCTCACCAGCGACTTCGAGATCATCGTCGTCAACGACGCCTCCACCGACCGGACCCAGGCGATCGCCGAGTCTCTGGCCGAGCGGATTCCCCAGCTGCGCGTCATCACCCACGAGACGAACCTGAAGCTGGGCGGGGCGATGCGCACGGGGCTGTCGGCCTCCACCAAGGACATCGTCGTCTACACGGACATCGACCTGCCGTGGGACTTGCGCGAGCTGGAGCGGGCGCTGCACCTGATGGACTACCTGGAGGCGGACATGATCTGCGCCTTCCGGTTCGACCGCACGAGCGAGGGCCCCAAGCGCATCATCTACTCGTTCGTCTACAACCTGCTCATCCGCTCGCTGTTCGACATCAACATCAAGGACGTGAACTTCAGCTTCAAGGTGATGCACCGGCGGGTGCTGGAGTCCATGGAGCTGCGCAGCATGGGCTCGTTCATCGACGCGGAGCTGGTGGTGAAGGCCATCCGCAAGGGCTTCCGCGTGTTCCAGATGGGCGTGGACTACTTCCCGCGCACCCGGGGCGTGTCCACGCTGGCCTCGCCCTCGGTCATCCTGAAGATGGTGCGCGAGCTGGTGGACCTGTACCCCGAGACGCTCAAGCCCCAGCAGCCCCACAAGCCGGTGCGCCTGCCCCCGTCCGTGGCCGCGCTGCACGCGGCCCCCCAGGCCAAGCGCCGCACCCACGGCTAGCGCCCCCGTGCGACGCGCCACGCGCCTCATCGTCAACGCCGACGACCTGGGAATGCACCCCTCCCTGGACGCCGGCATCCTCCGCGCGCACCGCGAGGGCATCGTCACCAGCGCCACGGTGCTGGCCATGGGCCCCAGCGCGCCGGAGGCCATCCGCCAGGCCCAGGCCCAGGGGCTCGCCCTGGGCGTGCACCTGGCCCTCTCCACGCGCCTGCCCTGCGCGGCGCCCGCGGCCGAGGTGGCCTCCGTGGCCCCTGGCGGCCGGCTGCGCGCCAGCTGGGCGGACTTCGCGCGCGCGTGGCTCACCGGGCGGGTGCGGCGCGCGGAGGTGGCCCAGGAGCTGGCCGCGCAGCTGGAGCGGGCGCGCGAGCTGGGCGCGCAGGTGGACCACCTGGATGCGCACCAGCACCTGCACCTGCTGCCGGGCCTCCGGGGCTGTGTCGAGGCGCTCGCCCACCGCGAGGGGCTCCCGGTACGCTGGCCCGACCAGCTCCCGCGCGCCACGTGGCTCCAGGCTCCCGGGCCCGCGCTGAAGACGCTGCTGCTCACCGTGCTGGCCCGGACCGCGCCGCGCCCGCCGCCCGGGGTCCGCCGGGTGAGCGCGGGCGGCGTCTTCGAGGCGGGCCGGCTCGATGAGGCCACGCTCCTGCACCTGCTGGACACATTGCCCGCGGGGGACTTCGAGGTGGGGTGCCACCCCGGCGAGGGCACCCCGCATGTGCCCGAGGATCCGGCGTGGACCTACGGCTGGCAGGCGGAGCTGGCTGCCCTGACGAGCCCCCGCGTGAAAGCCCGGCTCCAGGAGCGCGGCATCGAGCTCACCACCTATGCCGGGGCCCGCCTCGCGCGCTGAGCGGCTCAGCGCGCGGAGCCCTCCAGGAACCCCTGGAGGGTGGAGACGACGAAGCGCAGCTCCTGCTCGAGCAGCGGGAAGCGCTCCTCGATGGAGGGCGAGTCCCCCTCCCGCGACGCGGCCTCCAGGGCCTTCGCGTGCTCGCGCAGGGCTTCGGCGCCGATGTTGGCCGCCATGCTCTTGAGCGTATGGGCCGCCCGGCTGGCTCCCTCCCGGTCCCCGCCCGCCCAGGCCCCGAGGAACTGCGCCCAGGAGTCCGGCGCATCCCCGAGGAACAGCTCCGCCACCGTCCGGTACAGGCCAGCATCCCCATCCAGGTTGAGCAGCGCGCTCTCCATGTTCACGTGCCGCGGGTCGGGCATGCCCGGCGCCGCCAGGGCTGGATCCGCTCCGGGCGCAGGGGCCTCGGCCGGAGGCGCCGGGACGGCCTCCTCTCCCCAGGCCCCGGGCACCACCCACCGGCCCAGCGTCTGGTAGAGGTGGTGGGCGTCGATGGGCTTGCTCAGGTGATCGTTCATGCCAGCCGCCAGGCTGCGCTCACGGTCGCCCTCCAGCGCATTGGCCGTCATCGCGAT is a genomic window of Stigmatella erecta containing:
- a CDS encoding ChbG/HpnK family deacetylase, whose translation is MRRATRLIVNADDLGMHPSLDAGILRAHREGIVTSATVLAMGPSAPEAIRQAQAQGLALGVHLALSTRLPCAAPAAEVASVAPGGRLRASWADFARAWLTGRVRRAEVAQELAAQLERARELGAQVDHLDAHQHLHLLPGLRGCVEALAHREGLPVRWPDQLPRATWLQAPGPALKTLLLTVLARTAPRPPPGVRRVSAGGVFEAGRLDEATLLHLLDTLPAGDFEVGCHPGEGTPHVPEDPAWTYGWQAELAALTSPRVKARLQERGIELTTYAGARLAR
- a CDS encoding glycosyltransferase family 2 protein, whose product is MGTYPSISLFFPAWNEEDYVERAVTRALDVLPRLTSDFEIIVVNDASTDRTQAIAESLAERIPQLRVITHETNLKLGGAMRTGLSASTKDIVVYTDIDLPWDLRELERALHLMDYLEADMICAFRFDRTSEGPKRIIYSFVYNLLIRSLFDINIKDVNFSFKVMHRRVLESMELRSMGSFIDAELVVKAIRKGFRVFQMGVDYFPRTRGVSTLASPSVILKMVRELVDLYPETLKPQQPHKPVRLPPSVAALHAAPQAKRRTHG